A DNA window from Mariprofundus aestuarium contains the following coding sequences:
- the coaE gene encoding dephospho-CoA kinase (Dephospho-CoA kinase (CoaE) performs the final step in coenzyme A biosynthesis.), whose translation MNAPLRIGLTGGIGSGKSAVASMFEQQAVPVLDLDKKGHEIVSPGSSGLIKLVEVFGDSFLNSDDSLNRAALATHCFSDADETAKLNAIMHPMIWQAEEQWLQSQQAPYVVIEASVLLESGGAGRMDAVIAVLANEERRLKRVLARGDRDEKSFRAIVARQCSDDLRRSKATYLIENNGSLQELQEQVNTIHRQIIERISPISVE comes from the coding sequence GTGAATGCTCCGCTTCGAATAGGACTTACCGGCGGCATTGGGAGTGGAAAAAGTGCAGTGGCCTCCATGTTTGAACAACAGGCTGTTCCAGTGCTTGATCTTGACAAGAAGGGGCATGAGATCGTTTCTCCCGGTTCGTCTGGGCTGATAAAACTTGTCGAAGTCTTTGGTGATTCATTCCTCAATAGTGATGATTCACTGAATCGCGCAGCGCTGGCTACCCACTGCTTTAGTGATGCCGATGAAACGGCCAAATTAAATGCCATCATGCACCCGATGATCTGGCAAGCTGAGGAGCAGTGGCTGCAGTCGCAGCAGGCACCCTATGTGGTTATCGAGGCCTCGGTGCTCCTTGAATCCGGTGGTGCAGGCCGTATGGATGCGGTGATTGCAGTGCTGGCGAACGAGGAGCGTCGTCTGAAGCGGGTGCTCGCTCGCGGTGATCGTGATGAAAAGAGCTTTCGTGCGATTGTGGCCCGCCAATGCAGTGATGATCTGCGCAGATCCAAGGCGACCTATCTCATAGAGAATAACGGCTCCCTGCAGGAGCTTCAGGAGCAGGTGAATACAATTCATCGGCAGATTATAGAGAGAATTAGCCCTATTTCTGTTGAATAG
- a CDS encoding sensor histidine kinase, whose protein sequence is MSIIYYRAMAGGVISLIIATWFYNAAGGFQPLLILAGLLFLSLLVLEFILSYSEVSLRNQYLIGYGGDALIAGLLIFATGGVASPFSFLSGLIIVASGLHAMRMLPQLVAIIACFGYLAAAYGDEWIAYHAPLDFQQALNALLQVSALLLVGGVMAYISNRHATLSASSDRMVRKHRQLKDLYDRVMQSMHEGMVVLDESLQLSDMNDAAGKLLGSLQLEVLLSSPALKRYLEQPQSVSFQCDYEHEGKMLLVRVTRLSAGHDATWLLTLVDISEVRKLERELIQQEKMAALGQMAAMLAHEIRNPIQTMTQGLEFVGVDASRDVSIKHIMHDEMMRLNRLASTMLDYAKPLNPSPVPVAVPELIISAVAQFEMSGAGHVHWECDVSRLQLDPDHFRLVLDNLLSNALANRSGDGEVRIEMHAVGETWSFSVCNPGQVPDDLKNRIFEPFVSGRSRGVGLGLATVQQVCRANGWQVDLMSKEASTCFTVTGAINTESSEDRTRETVEGNHG, encoded by the coding sequence ATGTCAATAATCTACTACAGAGCGATGGCTGGCGGTGTCATATCCCTGATTATCGCGACCTGGTTTTATAATGCTGCCGGAGGTTTTCAGCCGCTGCTGATTCTGGCTGGGCTGCTGTTTCTTTCCCTGCTGGTGCTTGAGTTCATTCTTTCCTACAGCGAGGTAAGCCTGCGTAACCAGTACCTGATTGGCTATGGTGGCGATGCATTGATTGCAGGGCTGCTGATCTTTGCAACCGGTGGCGTAGCCAGTCCATTCTCATTTCTTTCGGGGCTGATCATTGTTGCCTCGGGCCTGCATGCCATGCGGATGCTGCCGCAGCTGGTGGCGATCATTGCCTGTTTCGGGTATCTGGCGGCGGCATACGGGGATGAATGGATAGCTTATCATGCACCGCTTGATTTTCAGCAGGCACTCAACGCCCTGCTGCAGGTATCCGCCCTGCTGCTGGTAGGCGGCGTGATGGCATATATTTCAAACCGGCATGCTACGCTGAGTGCTAGCAGCGACCGTATGGTTCGCAAACATCGCCAGCTCAAGGATCTCTACGATCGGGTGATGCAGTCGATGCATGAGGGCATGGTTGTACTGGATGAGAGCCTGCAACTTTCCGATATGAATGATGCGGCTGGCAAACTTCTCGGTTCACTGCAGTTGGAGGTGCTGCTCTCCAGTCCTGCATTGAAGAGATACCTTGAGCAGCCGCAATCAGTCTCATTTCAGTGTGATTACGAGCATGAGGGTAAGATGTTGCTGGTGCGGGTGACACGTCTGTCGGCGGGGCATGATGCGACCTGGTTATTAACACTGGTTGATATCAGTGAGGTCAGGAAGCTGGAGCGGGAGCTCATCCAGCAGGAGAAAATGGCTGCACTTGGTCAAATGGCGGCCATGCTGGCGCATGAGATTCGCAATCCGATTCAGACCATGACGCAGGGGCTGGAGTTTGTCGGTGTTGATGCTAGTCGGGATGTGAGCATCAAACATATCATGCACGATGAGATGATGCGTCTGAACAGGTTAGCCTCAACGATGCTGGATTACGCGAAGCCATTGAACCCTTCTCCGGTTCCTGTTGCGGTTCCTGAACTGATCATATCCGCAGTTGCCCAGTTTGAGATGAGCGGGGCAGGCCATGTACACTGGGAGTGCGATGTGAGCCGATTGCAGCTGGATCCCGACCACTTTCGACTGGTGCTGGATAACCTGCTTTCCAACGCATTGGCTAACAGGAGTGGCGATGGTGAGGTTCGGATAGAGATGCATGCAGTCGGTGAAACATGGAGTTTTTCGGTCTGTAATCCGGGCCAGGTTCCGGATGATTTGAAAAACAGGATATTTGAACCGTTTGTCAGCGGTCGTTCCCGAGGAGTCGGACTTGGGCTGGCGACTGTTCAGCAGGTTTGCCGTGCCAACGGCTGGCAAGTCGACCTGATGAGTAAAGAGGCATCCACCTGCTTTACAGTGACCGGTGCAATCAATACGGAAAGCAGTGAAGATAGAACGCGAGAAACAGTGGAGGGAAATCATGGCTGA
- a CDS encoding prepilin peptidase — protein MSLFILAAGLLGLLFGSFANVCVHRIPRRESIAFPASHCPACHHPIAISDNIPLISWLLLKGRCRHCSAPISWRYPFLEVVMGLSFAGLTWFYGPSPILLVAIVLFFLLWILTLIDLETGLLPNALTFPGIALGLAFSWWFGYWQDALIGAIAGYWIFWLVARLFLLITGREGMGYGDFKLLAMLGAFMGWQALPFIILTSSVTGVVIGTIFLLLSRRGIRAEIPFGPYLALAGMIWFVTGSDILNWYTGLLGVSG, from the coding sequence GTGAGTCTGTTCATTCTTGCAGCAGGTTTGCTGGGACTTCTCTTCGGCAGCTTTGCCAATGTATGTGTACACAGGATTCCGCGCCGGGAGTCGATAGCCTTTCCGGCCAGTCATTGCCCTGCCTGCCATCATCCGATTGCCATAAGTGATAATATCCCGCTCATCTCATGGCTATTGCTGAAAGGGCGCTGCCGGCACTGCTCTGCCCCGATATCATGGCGTTATCCGTTTCTGGAAGTGGTCATGGGTCTGAGCTTTGCTGGCCTGACATGGTTCTATGGGCCCAGCCCGATACTGTTGGTCGCAATCGTACTTTTTTTCCTGCTCTGGATACTGACGCTGATCGACCTTGAAACAGGCCTGCTGCCTAATGCCCTGACCTTCCCCGGCATTGCGCTGGGGTTGGCATTCTCATGGTGGTTTGGTTACTGGCAGGATGCGCTGATCGGTGCAATCGCGGGTTACTGGATCTTCTGGCTGGTGGCACGACTGTTCCTGTTGATCACCGGTCGAGAAGGGATGGGGTACGGAGATTTCAAGCTTCTGGCTATGCTGGGGGCTTTTATGGGTTGGCAGGCACTGCCGTTTATTATTCTAACCTCATCGGTAACCGGTGTTGTAATCGGCACGATCTTCCTGCTGCTTTCACGGCGTGGTATCCGGGCGGAGATCCCCTTTGGTCCTTACCTGGCGCTGGCGGGCATGATCTGGTTTGTCACAGGCAGTGATATTCTTAACTGGTATACGGGCCTGCTCGGAGTGAGCGGGTGA
- a CDS encoding sigma-54-dependent transcriptional regulator: MADILLVEDEANARQILSLGLNMQGHQVRGCESAAEAEKLMRAYDFDVVLTDLRMDGRDAGLDVIRAGKNLQPGARILLLTAYASAETAVAAMKEGAFDYLTKPVSAEELAAAVERALADSATADAAHGDHAGEDSAAKNEMLIGESEPMRRVRSRLQRAAQSDFTVLISGESGTGKELAAISVHAASNRAKGPFVPVHCGAIPEGLFESELFGHRKGAFTGADYNRAGLIESANGGTLFLDEIGEMPIAVQVKLLRALQERRIRRVGDDREHDVDVRIIAATNRDLEAEVRKGTFREDLFFRLNVVPVHMPPLRQRREDIPELAKALVQQWNDGRARLNDDCLARLSELPFMGNVRELENLLQRMLALSEGGDLDLALLNELYSVSQPEPEVSLSHLQKQEQDLDSWLEKIERQLIDEALAKTGGNITRAAEELGVSFRSLRYRLKKLGVAGEDE, from the coding sequence ATGGCTGATATTCTGCTCGTTGAAGATGAAGCGAATGCCAGACAGATTTTGTCTCTGGGGCTGAACATGCAGGGGCATCAGGTCAGGGGCTGTGAATCAGCGGCAGAGGCGGAAAAGCTGATGCGCGCCTACGATTTTGATGTCGTGCTGACCGACCTGCGCATGGATGGGCGCGATGCAGGATTGGATGTAATTCGTGCAGGGAAAAACCTGCAACCCGGCGCCAGAATCCTTCTTCTTACCGCCTATGCCAGTGCTGAAACTGCTGTGGCAGCGATGAAAGAGGGTGCATTTGATTACCTGACCAAGCCGGTATCAGCAGAGGAGCTAGCTGCTGCTGTAGAGCGGGCGCTTGCGGATAGTGCCACGGCTGATGCGGCTCACGGCGATCATGCTGGTGAAGATTCCGCCGCGAAAAATGAGATGCTGATCGGAGAGTCTGAGCCAATGAGGCGGGTGCGATCCCGCCTTCAACGCGCAGCGCAATCAGATTTCACGGTACTCATCAGCGGGGAGTCAGGGACAGGCAAGGAGCTTGCCGCCATATCTGTGCACGCCGCATCAAACCGCGCCAAAGGACCGTTCGTGCCAGTTCATTGTGGTGCTATTCCCGAGGGGCTGTTTGAATCGGAGCTGTTCGGCCACCGTAAGGGGGCGTTTACCGGTGCTGATTACAATCGAGCAGGTCTGATTGAATCTGCGAATGGCGGAACGCTATTCTTGGACGAGATTGGCGAGATGCCTATTGCCGTTCAGGTCAAGCTGCTGCGTGCCCTTCAGGAGCGGCGCATCCGCCGTGTTGGTGATGACAGGGAACATGATGTCGATGTGCGTATCATTGCAGCTACGAACCGGGATCTGGAAGCTGAGGTGCGCAAAGGCACATTCCGAGAGGATCTTTTCTTCCGTTTGAATGTAGTGCCGGTGCATATGCCGCCGCTTCGCCAGCGGCGGGAGGATATTCCTGAGCTGGCAAAGGCGCTTGTCCAGCAGTGGAATGATGGGCGAGCCAGACTGAATGATGACTGTCTGGCGCGCCTGTCTGAGCTTCCTTTTATGGGCAATGTGCGTGAACTGGAAAACCTGTTGCAACGGATGCTGGCCCTATCTGAGGGTGGAGATCTTGATCTTGCCCTGCTCAATGAACTCTATTCCGTGTCGCAACCGGAGCCCGAGGTGTCGCTGTCTCACCTGCAGAAGCAGGAGCAGGATCTGGACAGCTGGCTGGAGAAAATCGAGCGGCAACTGATTGATGAAGCCCTAGCTAAAACCGGAGGTAATATCACGCGTGCCGCGGAGGAGCTGGGTGTCAGTTTCCGCTCGTTACGCTATCGACTGAAAAAGCTGGGCGTCGCCGGGGAGGATGAGTGA